The following proteins are encoded in a genomic region of Desulfosoma sp.:
- a CDS encoding FAD/NAD(P)-binding protein — translation MTRSLLKTHPYRPQMAVVRDIIQETPSIRTFRLVWKDPSVASQFSFQPGQVGQISVFGVGESTFVINSPPTRREYLQFSVMRTGEVTRALHQLNVGDTVGVRAPLGNSFPYTTMKGRDILFIGGGIGMAPLRTLLLTMLDNRADFGDITVIYGARSPEDLCYRYEFDEWRAAGVHLVLTVDREFPGWSERVGFVPTILAEEAPNPFNRVAITCGPPIMIKFVLAGLKELGYEDDQIYTTLERRMKCGIGLCGRCNIGSTYVCVDGPVFSGKALRAMPPEL, via the coding sequence ATGACTAGAAGCCTTTTAAAAACCCATCCATACCGGCCACAGATGGCCGTTGTTCGCGATATCATTCAAGAGACTCCCAGCATTCGCACCTTTCGCCTTGTGTGGAAAGATCCTTCTGTAGCATCCCAGTTTTCCTTTCAGCCGGGACAGGTGGGACAAATCTCGGTTTTTGGAGTGGGGGAATCCACTTTCGTCATCAATTCACCCCCCACCCGCAGAGAATACCTTCAGTTCAGTGTCATGCGCACGGGCGAAGTCACCCGAGCCCTGCATCAGTTGAACGTGGGGGATACGGTAGGTGTCCGCGCTCCCCTAGGAAACAGCTTTCCCTACACCACCATGAAAGGCCGAGACATTCTCTTTATCGGAGGCGGTATCGGCATGGCGCCTCTTCGCACGCTGCTTTTAACCATGTTGGACAATCGAGCCGATTTCGGTGACATCACCGTGATCTACGGTGCCAGGTCTCCGGAAGATCTCTGTTACCGATACGAATTCGACGAATGGCGGGCGGCGGGCGTGCATTTGGTGCTTACCGTGGACCGAGAATTTCCTGGATGGTCGGAACGCGTCGGATTCGTGCCGACCATTCTGGCCGAAGAAGCCCCCAATCCGTTCAACAGGGTGGCCATCACATGCGGTCCACCTATCATGATCAAGTTTGTCTTGGCGGGTTTGAAAGAACTGGGATACGAAGACGATCAGATTTATACAACGCTGGAACGGCGTATGAAATGCGGCATCGGCCTATGCGGCCGATGCAATATCGGAAGCACTTATGTGTGCGTCGACGGCCCCGTGTTTTCCGGTAAAGCCTTACGGGCAATGCCTCCGGAACTGTGA
- a CDS encoding sensor domain-containing diguanylate cyclase, which produces MSRAKREELSSGDIVKENKRLREELERLIHTAAANEKIWRHMVEIERVLFRTRDFDRLASELLTEIRARFDVDGVALILTHPDIVDRFFPELLNGANGSVLEDAAGTCILTVQESALCSNAAEQVATPMLFQGEETLGRLMDRIPSLPESFYPIGSAALVPLRIHDLNYGFLLLACADRDHYRPGDGTELLEQMGIKIALCMENCLAYERVKDLSDRDAPTGLLNFFQIHNVLEREFRRAKRRGAALSVLALDLEFVDEAAEHEDMVDPVLRHVGELLRTTFPDGEGFIGRYGSVEFLVVCPYADAREVQVLASKLHDLIRRSPLRHGRTVILIRPRIGTATLTPAMQKPYELLDAAQKALCLLKTFQASFFAATDPKKDEASPLEN; this is translated from the coding sequence ATGAGCAGGGCAAAGAGGGAAGAGCTGTCTTCGGGTGACATAGTCAAGGAAAATAAGCGTCTTCGAGAGGAACTGGAGCGGCTCATTCACACGGCGGCTGCCAACGAAAAGATCTGGCGGCACATGGTGGAAATTGAACGCGTCTTGTTCCGTACACGCGATTTCGACCGCCTGGCTTCCGAGTTGCTCACGGAAATTCGAGCCCGCTTTGATGTAGACGGCGTGGCCCTGATCCTGACCCATCCCGACATCGTGGATCGTTTTTTTCCTGAGCTTTTGAATGGAGCAAACGGTTCCGTTTTGGAAGATGCGGCGGGAACATGTATCCTGACCGTTCAGGAAAGCGCCTTGTGTTCGAATGCTGCGGAACAAGTGGCAACGCCCATGCTGTTTCAAGGGGAAGAAACCCTTGGAAGGCTCATGGACCGCATACCTTCCTTGCCGGAAAGCTTTTATCCCATAGGCTCGGCGGCTCTCGTGCCCCTACGGATTCATGACCTCAATTACGGGTTCTTGCTGTTGGCCTGTGCCGATCGCGATCACTACCGTCCTGGAGACGGGACCGAGCTTCTGGAACAAATGGGAATCAAAATCGCCTTGTGCATGGAAAACTGCCTGGCCTACGAACGCGTCAAGGATCTTTCCGATCGAGATGCACCGACGGGGCTATTGAACTTTTTTCAAATTCATAACGTGTTGGAAAGAGAATTTCGCCGAGCCAAAAGGCGTGGTGCGGCCTTGTCTGTGCTTGCTTTGGATCTGGAATTTGTGGACGAGGCGGCGGAACATGAGGACATGGTGGATCCGGTGCTTCGGCATGTGGGGGAACTGCTGCGCACAACCTTTCCTGACGGTGAAGGTTTTATCGGCCGGTACGGCAGTGTGGAGTTTCTCGTGGTGTGTCCCTATGCCGATGCCCGGGAAGTTCAGGTTTTGGCTTCAAAACTTCATGACTTGATTCGGCGTTCCCCTCTGCGTCATGGCCGAACCGTCATCCTGATTCGACCCCGTATCGGCACAGCCACATTGACTCCTGCCATGCAAAAACCTTATGAGCTTCTGGACGCTGCCCAGAAGGCTCTGTGCCTTCTGAAAACCTTTCAGGCTTCTTTCTTTGCGGCCACCGACCCCAAAAAAGACGAAGCGTCTCCCCTGGAGAACTGA
- a CDS encoding protein-L-isoaspartate(D-aspartate) O-methyltransferase, which produces MNNNFQKARDKMVDTQLVTRGIHDPRVLAAMRKVPRHLFISEALQSQAYADHPLPIGDKQTISQPYIVALMTEALQLQGHEKVLEIGTGSGYQTAILAELAQKVYSIERLPSLLHKARHVLEKLGYRNVVLKVGDGTMGWPEEAPFDGILVSAGAPKVPQPLVDQLAMGGRLVIPVGDRLSQDLVLVERVPEGIRKSSLGGCRFVDLIGKWGWEE; this is translated from the coding sequence ATGAACAACAATTTTCAAAAAGCTCGCGACAAGATGGTGGACACCCAGCTGGTCACACGGGGGATTCATGACCCTCGCGTGTTGGCCGCCATGCGCAAGGTGCCCAGACATCTTTTCATCAGTGAAGCTCTCCAGTCTCAAGCCTATGCGGACCATCCCCTGCCCATCGGTGATAAACAGACCATCAGCCAGCCGTACATAGTGGCCCTCATGACTGAGGCCTTACAGCTTCAAGGGCATGAAAAGGTCCTGGAAATCGGAACAGGTTCCGGCTATCAAACGGCGATCCTCGCGGAACTGGCTCAGAAGGTATACAGCATCGAGCGGCTACCAAGCCTGTTGCACAAGGCTCGACATGTGCTGGAAAAACTCGGGTACCGCAACGTGGTGTTAAAGGTCGGGGACGGCACCATGGGATGGCCTGAGGAAGCTCCTTTCGATGGCATTCTTGTGTCCGCCGGAGCTCCCAAGGTTCCTCAACCCCTGGTGGATCAACTGGCCATGGGCGGCCGCCTTGTGATTCCCGTGGGGGATCGTCTGAGTCAGGACCTGGTGCTGGTGGAGCGGGTTCCTGAAGGAATTCGCAAAAGCAGCCTGGGTGGTTGCCGCTTCGTGGATCTTATCGGCAAATGGGGTTGGGAGGAGTAA
- the feoB gene encoding ferrous iron transport protein B — protein sequence MNKAPRESTEHLFALAGNPNCGKTTLFNAITGARQHVGNYPGITVEKKEGLYSLNGRQIRLVDLPGTYSLTAYSLEELVARDFLVHERPEVVINIVDASNLDRNLYLTLQLLELGVPVVVALNMMDVAEGRGMRIHAEELSKRLGVPVVPTVARRGEGKENLIQTAVETALSGRRWEPLHISYGPDVDPVLKEMEKIIVDHQFLTDLYPARWTALKYLEEDEQVKSRGRAKDAKVSEVLEAMAGKLTEHIQKTLDSYPEAIIADHRYGFIAALLKDGVVEQRLKGNRLHLSDQIDRVLTNRFFGPIVMVAVLYAVYEFTFTYSELPVQWFEAAFGALGRWAEKVTPEGPLQSLLVSGIIDGVGGVMGFVPLIFFMFLAIAFLEDTGYLARAAYMLDRVFRIFGLHGSSFMAFIISGGIAGGCAVPGVMATRTLRTSRERLATLLTAPFMNCGAKVPVLAMLIAAFFTQNRAQMLFLLTLLAWVFALVLAKIIRLTILRGPSSPFLLELPPYRIPTFKGLMIHTWERIWQYIRKAGTVIVAISVVLWALMTYPGLPESEKARLEAARQAVLERLSEEDRTRLASGEEQALPASLQEVRAQLLAIDKEEASEALKASFAGKMGTALEKVTRWCGFDWRTNVALVGGFAAKEVIISTLGTAYSLGELDVEESLSLSERLRRDPHWNPLVAFSAMVFIMLYSPCFVTVTCIIKESGSWKWGVFSMVFNTTVAFVVATAVYQGGRLLGLGS from the coding sequence ATGAATAAAGCACCTCGAGAATCCACGGAACACCTCTTTGCTCTTGCGGGCAATCCCAACTGCGGCAAGACCACACTTTTCAACGCCATCACCGGCGCCCGCCAGCACGTGGGCAATTATCCGGGCATCACCGTGGAAAAAAAGGAAGGCCTTTATTCCTTAAACGGCCGACAGATTCGGCTGGTGGATCTGCCGGGTACCTATTCCCTGACGGCCTATTCTTTGGAAGAACTTGTCGCTCGGGATTTCCTTGTTCATGAGCGACCGGAAGTGGTGATTAACATCGTGGACGCTTCCAACCTGGACCGCAACCTTTACCTCACGCTGCAGCTTCTGGAACTAGGAGTCCCCGTGGTGGTGGCGCTCAACATGATGGATGTGGCCGAAGGGCGAGGGATGCGCATCCACGCGGAAGAACTTTCCAAACGATTGGGTGTTCCGGTGGTGCCGACGGTGGCACGCCGTGGCGAGGGTAAGGAAAACCTTATTCAGACCGCAGTAGAGACGGCTTTATCGGGGCGTCGTTGGGAACCGCTTCATATCTCCTATGGGCCCGATGTGGATCCCGTCCTGAAGGAAATGGAAAAAATCATTGTGGACCATCAGTTCCTTACCGACCTGTATCCGGCTCGCTGGACGGCTTTGAAGTATCTGGAAGAAGACGAGCAAGTGAAGTCGAGAGGGCGGGCAAAGGATGCCAAGGTTTCCGAGGTCCTGGAAGCCATGGCGGGAAAGCTTACCGAACACATTCAAAAAACCCTCGACAGTTACCCGGAAGCCATCATCGCCGATCATCGTTACGGTTTCATCGCCGCTTTGCTTAAGGACGGAGTGGTGGAACAGCGCCTCAAAGGCAATCGCTTGCACCTTTCCGATCAGATCGATCGAGTGCTCACCAACCGTTTCTTCGGCCCTATCGTCATGGTGGCAGTGCTTTATGCCGTCTATGAATTCACATTTACTTACAGCGAGTTACCCGTGCAGTGGTTTGAAGCGGCTTTCGGGGCTTTAGGCCGCTGGGCGGAAAAGGTCACGCCGGAAGGGCCTCTGCAATCTCTTTTGGTTTCCGGCATCATCGATGGTGTGGGCGGTGTCATGGGCTTTGTCCCTTTGATCTTTTTCATGTTTTTGGCCATCGCCTTTTTGGAAGACACGGGATATCTCGCTCGGGCCGCTTACATGTTGGATCGAGTGTTTCGGATCTTCGGCCTGCACGGAAGTTCTTTTATGGCCTTTATCATTTCAGGAGGGATCGCCGGAGGCTGTGCGGTGCCGGGTGTGATGGCCACCCGAACATTGCGCACATCTCGGGAACGCCTCGCCACACTTTTAACCGCACCTTTCATGAACTGCGGTGCCAAGGTTCCCGTCCTGGCCATGTTGATCGCCGCTTTTTTTACTCAAAACCGTGCCCAAATGCTCTTTCTTCTCACCCTATTGGCCTGGGTCTTTGCTTTAGTGTTGGCCAAGATTATTCGACTGACTATCCTTCGAGGCCCCAGCAGTCCCTTTCTCTTGGAACTTCCACCCTATCGCATTCCTACTTTTAAAGGGCTCATGATTCATACGTGGGAACGCATCTGGCAATACATTCGAAAGGCAGGCACCGTCATTGTGGCCATATCTGTGGTTTTGTGGGCCTTGATGACCTACCCCGGCCTTCCGGAATCGGAAAAAGCCCGCCTTGAAGCGGCCCGCCAAGCCGTTCTGGAAAGGTTATCAGAAGAAGACAGGACTCGGTTGGCATCGGGGGAAGAGCAGGCCTTACCGGCCTCCCTGCAGGAAGTTCGAGCACAACTGCTGGCCATCGACAAAGAAGAGGCTTCTGAAGCCCTCAAAGCCTCCTTTGCCGGGAAAATGGGCACGGCTCTTGAGAAGGTGACGCGTTGGTGCGGATTTGATTGGAGAACCAACGTGGCCTTGGTGGGTGGTTTCGCCGCCAAGGAAGTCATCATTTCCACTTTGGGCACGGCGTATTCTCTGGGGGAACTGGATGTGGAAGAAAGTCTTAGCCTTAGTGAAAGGCTGCGTCGGGACCCTCACTGGAATCCCTTGGTGGCCTTTTCGGCCATGGTTTTCATCATGTTGTATTCGCCGTGTTTTGTGACAGTGACATGCATTATTAAGGAATCCGGCTCCTGGAAATGGGGCGTGTTTTCCATGGTTTTCAACACCACGGTGGCCTTTGTGGTAGCCACGGCCGTCTACCAAGGCGGTCGATTGCTGGGCCTGGGTTCCTAG
- a CDS encoding rubrerythrin family protein has protein sequence MILESKTMARERKELMLEAFLGEARAHFRLLAYARKADEEGYPQIARLFRAIAEAERVHAGNHASLLDEVRSTEENLQAAFASESFVNQVAYPKLLKEAWALDDKAAIWFLTSARNAEERHAKLYKMALLHLISDRSPAYFVCQNCGWVTEDAAPDQCPNCGRSSESFSQVS, from the coding sequence ATGATACTGGAGTCAAAGACAATGGCTCGAGAGCGCAAAGAATTGATGCTTGAAGCTTTCCTTGGGGAAGCCAGAGCCCATTTTCGGCTTTTGGCTTACGCTCGAAAGGCGGACGAAGAAGGCTATCCTCAGATCGCTCGCCTGTTTCGTGCCATTGCCGAAGCGGAAAGGGTTCATGCCGGAAATCATGCATCCCTTTTGGATGAGGTGCGGTCCACCGAAGAAAACTTACAAGCAGCTTTTGCGTCTGAATCTTTTGTAAACCAGGTGGCCTACCCAAAACTTCTCAAGGAAGCTTGGGCTCTCGATGACAAAGCGGCCATCTGGTTTCTCACCTCCGCACGCAATGCCGAAGAACGACACGCCAAGCTGTACAAGATGGCTCTGCTACACCTGATTTCCGACCGTAGCCCTGCATACTTCGTGTGTCAAAATTGCGGATGGGTGACAGAAGATGCGGCGCCGGACCAATGCCCCAACTGTGGAAGGTCTTCGGAAAGCTTTTCACAGGTCTCATGA
- a CDS encoding ferrous iron transport protein A gives MPTVLLRHMEPKQKGVIVKVTATGELGRRIRDMGLVPGTPIQVQGRAPLKDPVAIRVRQFTLTLRNNEADYILVDVEASQ, from the coding sequence ATGCCCACGGTGCTTTTGCGCCACATGGAACCCAAGCAGAAAGGAGTTATCGTGAAAGTGACGGCCACCGGCGAATTGGGACGTCGCATTCGAGATATGGGGCTCGTTCCGGGAACACCCATTCAGGTTCAGGGTCGAGCGCCCCTCAAGGACCCTGTAGCCATTCGTGTGCGCCAGTTCACACTGACTTTGCGGAACAATGAGGCGGATTATATTCTGGTTGATGTGGAGGCATCCCAATGA
- a CDS encoding FeoA family protein produces the protein MRWWSMTRCDSPCARDKVCPGPVFPLSQAPSGKRLLVQRIEGGRNLCARMAALGIYPGAELEVLCAGCDRPCLVKVHGSTLSLGAGVSNKILVCGGPT, from the coding sequence ATGAGGTGGTGGTCTATGACACGTTGTGATTCTCCATGTGCTCGCGATAAGGTATGTCCGGGTCCGGTCTTTCCCCTTTCCCAGGCTCCGTCTGGAAAGCGTCTTTTGGTCCAACGCATCGAAGGCGGAAGAAATCTCTGTGCCCGCATGGCGGCCCTGGGGATATATCCGGGAGCGGAACTGGAAGTGCTGTGTGCCGGCTGTGATCGCCCTTGTCTTGTGAAGGTGCATGGAAGCACGCTGAGTCTGGGAGCCGGTGTGAGTAACAAAATTTTGGTATGCGGCGGTCCAACCTGA
- a CDS encoding DNA polymerase III subunit alpha: MLWVVHTFYSFMRGVSSPEVLCQRAAERGHKAVLCADRNGFYGLVRFLNAARRYGVDPVVGVHLVHEGRHVVAIAKDPKGYESLCVLTSRLHMDSSFSLEGDCAGQGDHVVVVSADEKFLRSVHPHVETYAAVLPGPAGRQTLRLAKEMGILSVAVYPVYFADPEDFSLHRLVRAIDTNSTLSTLNPRELASSQAWLKPAEEGLRHFPHCPEAVAEAEALINRCFKGWNRFETVFPHYGNGSEDLLHELIRRCEEGIRRRYGHSFPELEKRLAAELELIDAKGYVDYFLVVADIVGRRPIHCGRGSAAASLVSYLLGITHVDPLRHKLVFERFLNPHRQDHPDIDVDFPWDERDALLEEVENFYGSERFAMVANHVGFGARAAVRETAKVYGMPAAAIAEISRRLNGWTRPEDIHRRIRSHPAFLGFSLDPPWPEILQLAARLEGLPRHVSVHCGGIVLAPDRVDRRVPVQRATKGVRIIQWDKDQAEEGGLVKIDLLGNRSLSVIRDALEMVAENTGRRLDYAALNPLDDPQTQALLARGDTMGVFYVESPAMRQLQQKTRRGDFEHLVIHSSIIRPAANRYIHAYIERLHGKPYEPLHPDLKDLLEETYGILVYQEHVVLCAMALAGFQWAEADGLRKVLSKKSKEQIEDYRRRFEEGCRRRGVSEDVVQALWEMFTSFAGYSFCKPHSASYALVSFKSAWLKVHYPAEFMAAVVANGGGYYTSFAYLSEARRMGLQVLGPDVNESRWKCWGKGRTLRLGLQMLQNVRRDTLERLLEERTRNGPFVSLDDLFDRVSLSLQDALILAKSGALDTLAEPWPRGQLLWWIHARCAPCGSRQILACAHRLSSREKGSRTRDPSNRAVGFSSGDRAMPFLKFPGAHRNLVPNLPPPEAPLLWRHEQEALGFVLSVHPLICHEAAYRKRPRPWVRAKELPQRVGKTLWLKGWPITRKEVVTQQGDPMAFVSFEDETAIYETVFFPDAYRRFCQTLGWERPYALRGTVEESFGAVSLSVSHLEPVA, translated from the coding sequence ATGTTGTGGGTAGTCCATACTTTTTATTCTTTCATGCGAGGAGTGAGTTCTCCCGAAGTTTTGTGTCAAAGAGCGGCGGAGCGGGGGCACAAGGCGGTGCTTTGCGCCGATCGCAACGGCTTTTACGGTCTGGTGCGTTTCCTGAACGCTGCCCGTCGCTACGGTGTGGATCCGGTTGTGGGGGTGCACCTCGTCCATGAAGGACGCCACGTGGTGGCCATAGCCAAAGATCCCAAAGGCTATGAAAGCCTTTGTGTTCTGACGTCTCGGCTTCATATGGATTCCAGTTTTTCCCTGGAAGGGGACTGTGCCGGTCAAGGGGATCATGTGGTGGTGGTCAGTGCCGACGAAAAATTCCTGCGATCCGTTCATCCCCACGTGGAAACCTATGCGGCCGTGCTTCCTGGACCCGCGGGACGTCAAACATTGCGCTTGGCTAAGGAAATGGGGATTCTTTCGGTAGCCGTCTATCCGGTCTATTTTGCCGACCCGGAAGATTTTTCCCTCCATCGGCTGGTGCGTGCTATCGACACCAACAGCACTTTAAGCACTTTGAATCCTCGAGAACTGGCTTCTTCGCAGGCTTGGCTGAAACCGGCTGAAGAGGGTTTGCGTCATTTTCCGCACTGTCCGGAAGCCGTGGCCGAAGCCGAAGCCCTCATAAACCGATGCTTCAAAGGCTGGAACCGTTTTGAAACCGTTTTTCCTCATTACGGAAACGGCTCTGAAGATCTTTTGCATGAGCTGATTCGGCGGTGTGAAGAGGGGATACGGCGGCGTTATGGACACAGCTTTCCCGAGCTGGAAAAACGGCTTGCTGCGGAATTGGAACTCATTGATGCCAAGGGTTACGTGGATTATTTTCTGGTGGTGGCCGACATTGTGGGGCGTCGTCCCATCCATTGTGGTCGAGGCAGTGCCGCGGCCAGTCTGGTCAGTTATCTTTTGGGCATCACCCATGTGGATCCGCTGAGACACAAGCTGGTTTTTGAACGGTTTCTTAACCCTCATCGCCAGGACCATCCCGACATCGATGTGGACTTTCCATGGGATGAACGGGATGCTCTTTTGGAAGAGGTGGAAAATTTCTACGGGTCCGAACGGTTTGCCATGGTGGCGAACCATGTGGGATTTGGAGCGCGCGCGGCGGTGCGGGAAACGGCCAAGGTGTACGGCATGCCTGCCGCCGCCATCGCGGAAATATCCCGACGTTTGAACGGATGGACACGACCGGAAGACATTCACCGAAGGATTCGGTCTCATCCGGCTTTTCTCGGTTTTTCCTTGGATCCACCTTGGCCTGAAATTCTTCAACTGGCTGCTCGACTGGAAGGGCTTCCGCGACATGTGTCCGTTCATTGTGGGGGTATAGTTCTGGCTCCGGACCGCGTGGATCGTCGAGTGCCTGTGCAACGGGCAACCAAAGGGGTACGCATCATTCAGTGGGACAAGGATCAGGCGGAAGAAGGGGGCTTAGTCAAGATCGATCTTTTGGGGAACCGTTCCCTTAGCGTGATTCGAGATGCTTTGGAAATGGTGGCGGAAAATACGGGGCGTCGATTGGATTACGCCGCTTTGAACCCCTTGGACGATCCACAAACCCAAGCTTTGCTGGCTCGAGGGGATACCATGGGGGTGTTTTACGTAGAATCCCCCGCCATGCGGCAACTCCAGCAGAAAACACGACGTGGGGACTTTGAACATTTGGTGATCCATTCTTCCATCATTCGGCCTGCTGCCAACCGATACATCCACGCCTACATCGAGCGATTGCATGGAAAGCCCTATGAACCTTTGCATCCCGATCTTAAGGACCTGTTGGAAGAAACCTACGGGATTTTGGTGTATCAGGAACACGTGGTTCTCTGCGCCATGGCACTGGCCGGATTTCAGTGGGCGGAAGCCGACGGATTGCGTAAGGTTTTGAGCAAGAAGAGCAAGGAACAGATCGAGGATTATCGGCGGCGCTTTGAAGAGGGATGTCGACGTCGCGGGGTGAGTGAGGATGTGGTGCAAGCTCTTTGGGAAATGTTCACATCCTTTGCCGGTTATTCCTTTTGCAAACCCCATTCGGCATCCTATGCTTTGGTGAGTTTCAAGTCGGCGTGGCTCAAGGTGCATTATCCCGCCGAATTCATGGCCGCGGTCGTGGCCAACGGAGGGGGCTACTACACGAGTTTTGCCTATCTTTCCGAAGCGCGGCGCATGGGTTTGCAGGTCTTGGGACCGGATGTGAACGAGAGCCGATGGAAGTGTTGGGGTAAGGGGCGTACCCTTCGATTAGGATTGCAGATGCTTCAAAACGTTCGTCGGGACACCTTGGAGCGGCTTTTGGAAGAACGGACTCGAAACGGCCCCTTTGTCTCTTTGGACGATTTGTTCGATCGGGTGTCCTTAAGCCTCCAGGATGCTTTGATTCTGGCCAAAAGCGGTGCCTTGGACACCTTGGCCGAACCGTGGCCCCGGGGTCAGCTTTTATGGTGGATTCATGCTCGATGCGCCCCTTGCGGCTCGAGACAAATCTTGGCGTGCGCTCATCGGTTATCTTCAAGGGAAAAGGGCTCTCGAACGCGGGACCCGAGCAACAGAGCTGTCGGGTTTTCCAGCGGGGATCGAGCCATGCCTTTCTTGAAATTTCCAGGAGCCCACAGAAACCTTGTGCCCAATCTGCCCCCTCCAGAGGCGCCTCTGTTATGGCGTCATGAACAGGAAGCCTTGGGTTTTGTGCTTTCCGTTCATCCTTTGATATGCCATGAAGCGGCGTACCGTAAACGGCCCAGGCCATGGGTTCGAGCCAAAGAGCTGCCGCAACGGGTCGGCAAAACATTGTGGCTTAAAGGATGGCCCATAACCCGTAAAGAAGTGGTGACACAGCAAGGGGATCCCATGGCTTTCGTTTCTTTTGAAGACGAGACGGCCATTTATGAAACGGTTTTTTTCCCCGATGCGTACCGTCGTTTCTGCCAAACTTTGGGTTGGGAAAGGCCTTATGCTCTGAGAGGGACGGTGGAAGAATCCTTTGGGGCCGTAAGCCTTTCCGTCTCTCACCTGGAACCCGTGGCATGA
- a CDS encoding tRNA (adenine-N1)-methyltransferase codes for MSAFQPGELVLLTSQKGKTWLVRAGSGSFSSHLGNVDLQDVVGRQEGEFLETHQGAKVFLFRPSLGDYIHKLKRRTQVIYPKDIGAFLVYGDIRPGDVVLESGIGSGALTLALLRAVGPTGRVISVEIRPEFAQLARKNIEVFFGEAPKNHTLLVADVTALPLVAPVDRVVLDLPEPWHAVEAVSACLRTGGLLVSLSPQVAQVQMVCQELKRHGYVNVTTFELLKRNWKIDARRARPEDRMIGHTGFITVAKKIVRTLEEVPTIRDPEAPVPT; via the coding sequence ATGAGCGCGTTTCAACCGGGAGAACTGGTGCTTCTCACATCACAGAAAGGCAAGACCTGGCTTGTTCGAGCAGGGTCAGGATCCTTTTCGTCGCATCTGGGAAACGTGGATCTTCAGGACGTGGTCGGTCGTCAGGAAGGCGAATTTCTGGAAACGCATCAAGGAGCCAAAGTCTTTCTCTTTCGTCCGTCCCTTGGAGACTACATCCACAAGCTCAAAAGGCGAACGCAAGTCATTTATCCTAAAGACATCGGAGCTTTTTTGGTTTACGGCGATATTCGCCCGGGCGATGTGGTGTTGGAATCCGGCATCGGCTCAGGAGCTCTCACCTTGGCGTTGCTTCGAGCCGTTGGTCCTACGGGGCGGGTCATTTCGGTGGAAATTCGACCTGAATTTGCTCAACTGGCTCGGAAAAACATCGAAGTCTTTTTTGGAGAAGCACCGAAAAACCACACGCTTCTTGTGGCGGATGTCACAGCCCTACCTTTGGTCGCACCGGTGGATCGCGTGGTCTTGGACCTTCCCGAACCCTGGCACGCTGTGGAAGCGGTCTCCGCCTGCCTGCGCACGGGAGGGCTTCTCGTTTCTTTGAGCCCCCAGGTGGCCCAGGTTCAGATGGTCTGCCAGGAATTGAAACGTCATGGCTATGTCAATGTGACCACCTTTGAACTGCTGAAACGTAATTGGAAAATCGATGCTCGACGTGCCAGACCTGAGGACCGAATGATCGGCCATACGGGTTTCATCACGGTGGCGAAGAAGATTGTCCGCACGTTGGAGGAGGTTCCGACGATTCGAGACCCCGAAGCTCCCGTACCGACGTAA